The following are from one region of the Rosistilla carotiformis genome:
- a CDS encoding carboxypeptidase-like regulatory domain-containing protein, with protein MFQTIRAKRAIAAMLCAAVCMQQAVFAAQPQFTVIEGVKVYRGIQDLALDQAGNLNGSIVDVVGQPVQGATVVIGQQTEHVTTVKTNERGEYSVEGLNPGTYQVASFAGLRTFRVWNADSAPEGALKGAIDVTDTKTYRGQCDDRGGDEGLCLRLLKSPLVWTAVIAAAIVIPLALDDDDDAS; from the coding sequence ATGTTTCAGACCATTCGAGCCAAACGTGCCATTGCCGCCATGTTGTGCGCTGCCGTTTGCATGCAACAAGCTGTCTTCGCAGCTCAACCGCAATTCACCGTCATCGAAGGCGTTAAAGTTTACCGCGGTATTCAAGACCTTGCCTTGGACCAAGCTGGCAATCTGAACGGATCGATCGTCGACGTTGTCGGTCAACCGGTTCAAGGTGCAACCGTGGTCATCGGCCAACAAACCGAGCACGTCACGACTGTCAAGACCAACGAACGCGGCGAGTATTCGGTCGAGGGTTTGAATCCTGGGACCTACCAAGTTGCCAGCTTCGCCGGTCTGCGAACGTTCCGCGTTTGGAACGCCGATTCGGCTCCTGAGGGTGCCCTCAAAGGCGCGATCGACGTCACCGACACCAAGACCTATCGCGGCCAATGCGATGACCGCGGCGGCGACGAAGGCCTGTGCCTTCGCCTGCTGAAGAGCCCCTTGGTTTGGACGGCTGTCATCGCTGCAGCGATCGTGATTCCTTTGGCTTTGGATGACGACGACGACGCCAGCTGA
- a CDS encoding 3-keto-disaccharide hydrolase produces the protein MRCIFAATLALLFASAPLSADQPTTLPAESGEMTSIFNGKDLTGWDGDPRLWSVKEGVIHGETTAENVAKGNTFLIWQEGKTKDFELRLSFRCNATNNSGVQYRSRHITDGKPRNAWVMRGYQHEIRNEENLPNVSGFIYDEGGKRGRICLVGEKATWGEDGKKVEGKLIDAAEYKELFNVDQWNDVAIIAEGNRLRHYMNGRLVLDFTDATPELALLDGMLALQLHAGKPMWVEFKDIRIRELK, from the coding sequence ATGCGCTGCATTTTTGCTGCAACCCTTGCTCTGCTGTTCGCCTCCGCCCCCCTGTCCGCCGATCAACCAACGACTCTCCCTGCGGAATCGGGCGAGATGACTTCGATCTTCAACGGCAAAGACCTTACCGGCTGGGATGGCGATCCCCGGCTGTGGTCGGTCAAAGAGGGCGTGATCCACGGCGAAACGACAGCGGAGAATGTCGCCAAAGGAAACACGTTTCTAATCTGGCAGGAAGGGAAAACCAAAGACTTTGAATTGCGTTTGTCCTTCCGTTGCAATGCGACAAATAACTCGGGCGTTCAATATCGCTCGCGTCACATCACCGACGGCAAACCCCGCAACGCCTGGGTGATGCGTGGGTATCAACACGAGATCCGCAACGAAGAGAATCTGCCCAACGTCTCCGGTTTCATCTACGACGAAGGTGGAAAACGCGGTCGCATCTGTCTGGTCGGCGAAAAGGCGACTTGGGGCGAAGATGGCAAGAAGGTCGAAGGAAAGTTGATCGACGCGGCGGAATACAAAGAACTGTTCAACGTCGACCAATGGAACGACGTCGCGATCATCGCCGAAGGCAACCGCCTGCGTCATTATATGAATGGCCGTCTGGTGCTCGATTTCACCGATGCCACGCCCGAGCTGGCCTTGCTCGATGGAATGCTCGCATTGCAGCTGCATGCAGGCAAACCAATGTGGGTCGAGTTCAAAGATATTCGCATCCGCGAGCTGAAGTAG